The following are encoded together in the Leucoraja erinacea ecotype New England chromosome 13, Leri_hhj_1, whole genome shotgun sequence genome:
- the LOC129702864 gene encoding eukaryotic translation initiation factor 1A, X-chromosomal — protein sequence MPKNKGKGGKNRRRGKNENESEKRELVFKEDGQEYAQVIKMLGNGRLEAMCFDGAKRLCHIRGKLRKKVWINTSDIILVGLRDYQDNKADVILKYNADEARSLKAYGELPEHAKINETDTFGPGDDDEIQFDDIGDDDEDIDDI from the exons ATGCCCAAGAATAAAG GTAAGGGAGGTAAGAACAGGAGACGTGGTAAGAATGAAAATGAATCTGAGAAACGTGAGCTAGTCTTCAAAGAGGATGGTCAAG AATATGCCCAGGTGATTAAGATGCTGGGAAATGGGCGCTTGGAAGCCATGTGTTTTGATGGTGCGAAGAGGCTTTGCCATATTCGAGGGAAGCTGAGAAAGAAG GTTTGGATAAATACATCAGATATTATATTGGTTGGGCTGAGAGATTACCAG GATAACAAGGCTGATGTCATCCTGAAATACAATGCGGATGAAGccagaagtttgaaagcatatGGCGAACTTCCAGAACATG CCAAAATCAATGAGACTGATACCTTTGGGCCTGGTGATGATGATGaaatccagtttgatgacattggGGACGATGATGAAGACATTGATGAC